A part of Oncorhynchus masou masou isolate Uvic2021 chromosome 30, UVic_Omas_1.1, whole genome shotgun sequence genomic DNA contains:
- the LOC135522405 gene encoding protein OSCP1-like, producing MNDIITTMFNKTFLEELFKPHELYSKKTLRTVFDRLAHASIMRLNQASMDKMYTPVSSGEFQLIRQTLLIFFQDMQIRVSIFLKDKVQNSNGRFVLPISGPVPHGTHTPGLIRMFSCNGEEVKRL from the exons ATGAatgacatcatcaccaccatgttcaataaaacatttttggaGGAGCTGTTCAAGCCACATGAGCTGTACTCCAAGAAGACCCTCAGGACCGTGTTTGACCGACTGGCCCATGCCTCCATCATGAGACTCAACCAGGCCAGCATGGACAAG ATGTACACACCCGTGTCTAGTGGCGAATTTCAGCTCATCCGGCAAACACTCCTCATCTTCTTTCAAGACATGCAAATAAGG GTGTCCATCTTCCTCAAAGACAAAGTGCAGAATTCCAACGGACGTTTTGTCCTCCCGATCTCAGGTCCTGTGCCCCATGGAACACACACCCCAGGTCTGATCAG AATGTTCAGCTGCAATGGCGAAGAGGTGAAGAGACTGTAG
- the LOC135522406 gene encoding cornifelin-like, translated as MSNPVITHQPGAGSYGTNVQTGEWSTGLCSCCSDILVCALGFICPLALSCYTANKYGENACLACVPGGMTAMRTHMRLTYGIQGTICNDALMTCCCGFFEMCRMAREIRIRNGDV; from the exons ATGTCGAACCCAGTCATCACCCACCAGCCAGGAGCAGGCTCTTATGGGACAAATGTGCAGACTGGCGAGTGGAGCACTGGGCTGTGCTCCTGCTGCAGTGACATCCTAGTCT GTGCCTTGGGCTTCATCTGCCCACTAGCATTGAGTTGCTACACAGCTAACAAATATGGTGAGAACGCATGCCTGGCCTGTGTTCCAGGAGGCATGACAGCCATGAGGACACACATGAGATTGACCTATGGGATTCAG GGGACGATATGCAACGATGCATTGATGACCTGTTGCTGTGGATTCTTTGAGATGTGCAGGATGGCCCGTGAAATTCGCATCAGGAATGGCGACGTTTGA